From the genome of Vulpes lagopus strain Blue_001 chromosome 2, ASM1834538v1, whole genome shotgun sequence, one region includes:
- the MAPK6 gene encoding mitogen-activated protein kinase 6 — MAEKFESLMNIHGFDLGSRYMDLKPLGCGGNGLVFSAVDNDCDKRVAIKKIVLTDPQSVKHALREIKIIRRLDHDNIVKVFEILGPSGSQLTDDVGSLTELNSVYIVQEYMETDLANVLEQGPLLEEHARLFMYQLLRGLKYIHSANVLHRDLKPANLFINTEDLVLKIGDFGLARIMDPHYSHKGHLSEGLVTKWYRSPRLLLSPNNYTKAIDMWAAGCIFAEMLTGKTLFAGAHELEQMQLILESIPVVHEEDRQELLSVIPVYIRNDMTEPHKPLTQLLPGISREALDFLEQILTFSPMDRLTAEEALSHPYMSIYSFPMDEPISSHPFHIEDEVDDILLMDETHSHIYNWERYHDCQFSEHDWPIHNNFDIDEVQLDPRALSDVTDEEEVQVDPRKYLDGDREKYLEDPAFDTNYSTDPCWQYPDHHENKYCDLECSHTCNYKTRSSSYLDNLVWRESEVNHYYEPKLIIDLSNWKEQSKEKSDKKGKSKCERNGLVKAQIALEEASQQLAEKEREKNQGFDFDSFIAGTIQLSSQHEPTDVVDKLNDLNSSVSQLELKSLISKSVSREKQEKGMANLAQLEALYQSSWDSQFVGGGEDCFLINQFCCEVRKDEQIEKENTYTSYLDKFFSRKEDTEMLETEPVEDGKLGERGNEEGFLNNGGEFLFNKQLESIGIPQFHSPVGSPLKSIQATLTPSAMKSSPQIPHKTYSSILKHLN, encoded by the exons ATGGCAGAGAAATTTGAAAGTCTCATGAACATTCATGGTTTTGATCTGGGCTCTAGATATATGGACTTAAAACCATTGGGTTGTGGAGGCAATGGCTTGGTTTTTTCTGCTGTAGACAATGACTGTGACAAAAGAGTAGCCATCAAGAAAATTGTCCTTACTGATCCCCAGAGTGTCAAACATGCTCTACGTGAAATCAAAATTATTAGAAGACTTGACCATGATAACATTGTGAAAGTGTTTGAAATTCTTGGTCCTAGCGGAAGCCAGTTAACAGACGATGTGGGCTCTCTTACTGAACTGAACAGTGTTTACATTGTTCAGGAGTACATGGAGACAGACTTGGCTAATGTGCTGGAGCAGGGCCCTTTACTGGAAGAGCATGCCAGGCTTTTCATGTATCAGCTGCTACGTGGGCTCAAATATATTCACTCTGCAAACGTACTGCACAGAGATCTCAAACCAGCTAATCTTTTCATTAATACTGAAGACTTGGTGCTGAAGATAGGTGACTTTGGTCTTGCACGGATCATGGATCCCCATTATTCCCATAAG ggtcaTCTTTCTGAAGGATTGGTTACTAAATGGTACAGGTCTCCACGTCTTTTACTGTCTCCTAATAATTATACTAAAGCCATTGATATGTGGGCTGCAGGCTGCATCTTTGCTGAAATGCTGACTGGTAAAACCCTCTTTGCag GTGCACATGAACTTGAACAGATGCAGCTGATTTTAGAATCTATTCCTGTTGTACATGAGGAAGATCGTCAGGAGCTTCTCAGCGTAATTCCAGTTTACATTAGAAATGACATGACTGAGCCACACAAACCTTTAACTCAGCTGCTTCCAGGAATTAGTCGAGAAG cactGGATTTCCTGGAACAAATTTTGACATTTAGCCCAATGGATAGGTTGACAGCAGAAGAAGCGCTTTCCCATCCTTACATGAGCATATATTCTTTTCCAATGGATGAGCCAATTTCAAGTCATCCTTTTCATATTGAAGATGAAGTTGATGATATTTTACTTATGGATGAAACTCATAGTCACATTTATAACTGGGAAAG GTACCATGATTGTCAATTTTCAGAGCATGATTGGCCTATACATAACAACTTTGATATTGATGAAGTTCAGCTTGACCCAAGAGCTCTGTCTGATGTCACTGATGAAGAAGAAGTACAGGTTGATCCTCGAAAATATTTGGATGGAGATCGTGAAAAGTATTTGGAGGATCCTGCTTTTGATACCAATTATTCTACTGATCCTTGTTGGCAGTACCCAGATCATCATGAAAACAAATACTGTGATCTGGAGTGTAGCCATACGTGTAACTACAAAACAAGGTCATCATCATATTTAGATAACTTAGTTTGGAGAGAGAGTGAAGTTAACCATTATTATGAACCCAAGCTTATTATAGATCTTTCCAATTggaaagaacaaagcaaagaaaagtcTGATAAGAAAGGCAAGTCAAAATGTGAAAGGAATGGATTGGTTAAAGCCCAGATAGCTCTAGAGGAGGCATCACAGCAACTGgctgagaaagaaagggaaaagaatcaGGGATTTGACTTTGATTCCTTTATTGCAGGAACTATTCAGCTTAGTTCACAACATGAGCCTACTGATGTTGTTGATAAATTAAATGACTTGAATAGCTCAGTGTCCCAACTAGAATTGAAAAGTTTGATATCAAAGTCAGTCAGCcgagaaaaacaggaaaagggaATGGCAAATTTGGCTCAGTTGGAAGCCTTATACCAATCTTCTTGGGATAGCCAGTttgtgggtggtggggaggactGTTTTCTCATAAATCAGTTTTGTTGTGAGGTGAGGAAGGATGAACAAATTGAGAAGGAAAACACTTACACCAGTTATTTGGACAAGTTCTTTAGCAGGAAAGAGGATACTGAAATGCTAGAAACTGAGCCAGTAGAGGATGGGAAGCttggagagagaggaaatgaggaagGGTTTCTGAACAACGGTGGGGAGTTCCTCTTTAACAAGCAGCTCGAATCCATAGGCATCCCGCAGTTTCACAGTCCGGTTGGGTCCCCACTTAAGTCAATACAGGCCACCTTAACACCTTCTGCTATGAAATCTTCCCCTCAGATCCCTCATAAGACATACAGCAGCATTCTGAAACATCTGAACTAA